The genome window CTGGGCGGCTGGGCCGAGCGCCTGATCGACCCGGAGCTGGTCAGCTTTGAGCTGGTGGGGCGCGAGCCCCAGAAGCTGACCGCCGCGCACCGTGGCTTGGCGTTCACTGACTACGCCGAGATCCTGGAACTGCTGTTTCACATTCTTGAGCACAACTTCGCCGGCCCTTTGGCGCGTTGGGTCGGCCGCTTTGGTCCGGCCCGCGAGAAGCTGGCGAGTCTGTCGGGCAGTTCGACGCAGGCTTCGAACGAGAGTTGATCATTTGGCGGCCCATCCTGGCCCGCCATGTCAGTTTGGACGCCGTCAAACGCGGTGACGTCGACCTCCTGGACATCCTGAAGCTGAACGCTCTGATGGATGCCCAGGAGGCGGCGCAATCCGCGTCAGAACGGAAGG of Achromobacter seleniivolatilans contains these proteins:
- a CDS encoding phage tail assembly chaperone, with protein sequence MAAIKEVVIGTTIFRISRFDPFRQLKLLGDLQKEVLPAAGSMLTTVFGNDTPGQERDESAMLNAFRELSAKLGGDALGGWAERLIDPELVSFELVGREPQKLTAAHRGLAFTDYAEILELLFHILEHNFAGPLARWVGRFGPAREKLASLSGSSTQASNES